One genomic region from Rosa rugosa chromosome 1, drRosRugo1.1, whole genome shotgun sequence encodes:
- the LOC133726096 gene encoding G-type lectin S-receptor-like serine/threonine-protein kinase At2g19130: MDTKTNPIKLMFSLFFLCLYLNIPISLAAGTITANQSISGGETTVSAGGVFKLGFFKPGNSSKFYIGIWYKQVSQQTIVWVANREQPVFDRFSSLLKISDGNLVLYNESNTPIWSTDVASNITLGSSTRAILLDDGNLVLRPESGSSQPLWQSFDHPTHTFLPGSKIGFNRVTKQTQMLTSWTNLEDPSPGQFSLELDPTSNSEQVHWFALDWA; encoded by the coding sequence ATGGATACCAAGACCAACCCAATTAAGTTGatgttttcccttttcttcttgtGCCTATATCTCAATATCCCTATCTCTCTCGCAGCTGGCACCATCACTGCAAACCAATCTATCTCTGGTGGTGAAACCACTGTTTCAGCAGGTGGAGTTTTTAAATTGGGTTTCTTCAAACCAGGTAATAGTTCAAAATTCTACATAGGCATATGGTACAAGCAAGTATCACAGCAAACCATAGTCTGGGTGGCAAATAGGGAACAACCGGTCTTTGATAGATTTTCCTCACTATTGAAGATCTCAGATGGTAATTTAGTACTCTATAATGAGTCCAACACTCCAATTTGGTCTACAGATGTGGCCTCCAACATCACCTTAGGTAGTTCTACACGAGCAATTCTTTTAGATGACGGAAACCTTGTCTTAAGACCTGAGTCTGGTTCCTCCCAGCCTTTATGGCAAAGCTTTGACCATCCAACCCATACTTTTCTACCAGGAAGTAAAATTGGATTCAACAGAGTTACCAAACAAACCCAGATGCTTACTTCATGGACAAATTTAGAGGATCCTTCACCGGGTCAATTTTCTCTTGAGCTAGACCCAACGAGCAACTCAGAGCAAGTCCACTGGTTTGCTCTTGACTGGGCATAG